Proteins encoded together in one Desulfuromonas sp. window:
- a CDS encoding ferredoxin, with protein sequence MKIIIDQTKCCGSGECAKVCPEDAITIVDGLAVVDHAKCDFDGLCIPACPYGAVSHEEA encoded by the coding sequence ATGAAAATTATAATCGACCAGACAAAATGCTGCGGTTCGGGAGAATGTGCCAAGGTTTGCCCGGAAGATGCGATCACGATTGTTGATGGATTGGCTGTCGTCGATCACGCCAAGTGCGACTTCGATGGCCTTTGCATCCCGGCCTGCCCGTATGGGGCGGTCAGCCATGAAGAAGCATAA